A single genomic interval of Chitinophaga sp. 180180018-3 harbors:
- a CDS encoding IS4 family transposase: MSKSRFFSGQPIFNQLLSFVPATLIDKAARETNADSYYKQFKAFDHLVTMLFSSFHQCSSLRELVTGLLANEHRLNHLGLKKTPRRSTISDANRNRPVDFFSQLYHLLYQHHYPQHCPDSRTRNRLHDRLFIVDSTTISLFSTVMKGAGVKGLNGRKKGGVKAHVLMRAKDELPCFTVLTEAACSDRKFMQKLPLEPGSIIAMDRAYVNYTVMKDWTQNDITWISRVTKGMKIKVLERKKITSADKKNGILKDWIIRLGNPKTCKKSPVQQARVISIYDKKTQKKVHLLTNNQTYACSTIRRLYKQRWDIELLFKRIKQTSQLSNFLGDNENAISIQVWCALIKDLLIKIVKDQLKQLGCRMWSFSNLAGFLRLHLSTYILLIKFLTEPEKALLCNNKDADFIQLKLFSP; encoded by the coding sequence ATGAGCAAAAGTAGATTTTTTTCCGGACAGCCGATTTTTAATCAGTTACTTTCTTTTGTGCCCGCCACTTTAATCGATAAAGCGGCCAGGGAGACTAATGCAGACAGCTATTACAAGCAATTTAAGGCCTTTGACCATTTGGTAACCATGCTATTCAGCAGCTTTCATCAGTGTAGTTCTCTTAGAGAGCTAGTTACCGGGCTATTGGCTAATGAGCATCGGCTTAATCATCTAGGCCTTAAAAAAACACCTCGCCGTAGTACTATTTCAGATGCCAACAGGAACCGCCCTGTAGATTTTTTCAGCCAACTCTATCATTTACTATACCAACACCATTATCCACAACATTGCCCGGACAGCCGAACAAGAAACAGGTTGCATGATAGATTATTTATAGTGGATTCAACAACAATTAGTCTGTTTTCAACTGTGATGAAGGGTGCGGGTGTAAAAGGGTTAAATGGCAGGAAAAAAGGAGGTGTTAAAGCTCATGTGCTGATGCGAGCCAAAGATGAGTTACCCTGCTTTACTGTACTGACAGAGGCCGCTTGTAGTGACAGGAAATTTATGCAGAAGCTGCCCCTGGAGCCAGGCTCCATAATTGCCATGGATCGAGCTTATGTAAATTACACGGTAATGAAAGACTGGACCCAAAATGATATTACCTGGATCTCCAGGGTTACTAAAGGGATGAAAATAAAGGTACTTGAGCGCAAAAAAATAACATCGGCTGATAAAAAGAATGGAATTTTAAAAGACTGGATCATCCGACTTGGCAACCCAAAGACCTGTAAAAAAAGTCCGGTGCAGCAGGCCAGAGTCATTAGTATTTATGATAAAAAGACCCAAAAGAAGGTGCACTTACTCACTAACAATCAGACCTACGCTTGTTCTACCATTAGGAGATTGTACAAACAGAGATGGGATATAGAACTGCTATTCAAAAGAATTAAGCAGACCTCTCAATTAAGTAATTTTCTGGGAGACAATGAGAATGCCATTAGTATACAGGTATGGTGCGCTTTAATAAAAGATCTGCTTATAAAGATTGTGAAAGATCAATTAAAGCAACTGGGCTGCAGAATGTGGTCGTTTAGCAACCTGGCAGGTTTTCTAAGACTCCACCTCTCCACATACATTCTCCTAATTAAATTTCTAACCGAACCGGAGAAAGCACTTCTTTGTAATAATAAAGATGCAGACTTTATACAACTGAAATTATTCTCTCCTTAG
- a CDS encoding S41 family peptidase, translating to MYNNLFSAGTKAMVAGAFCVGIFISCKKDKGNSPNPPTSGYDTSATVKEDSLKYLMYQIMQVTYGDGGRTASRGLPTYYWYSQVPQLNLKDPNFGTADNLLTAMKGYAINPTTNAPYDRYSFLDRTGAVTNQLMNGVSAQNYVEGTGKLGLDYAPVLDQSGKLHLFVLYADKNSPAGLAGLQRGCEITSVNGNSSFSNTQSSLQSIYNAISVSTSVTLGVVKTPGAAQQTVTLNAVSYNVNPVVFDTVFTVTNNTTKLQEKVGYFVMYTFTSVNNSKGQPTAAKAALDQTFGKFTSQGVKHVIVDLRYNGGGSTNTAEYLDSALAPSSAAGKVMYTYKYNDKITANLNTVGLDVQVNFPSNTGGAVLKDVFFIVSRSTASASELTLNNLKPYMPVHLIGDTTFGKPVGFIDFNITMYDANHKPSIYLADLYAINFETRNANGEGGYYTGIPIDNGAKALDYVNVPWGNTALDQNLEQALNYISNGSYISNLGARMAVTELAQSPYGQLRTAIPNAKPMNGFNGMVDFRLSRAASRLK from the coding sequence ATGTATAATAACTTGTTTTCTGCAGGAACTAAAGCCATGGTGGCCGGAGCATTCTGTGTGGGTATATTTATCTCTTGTAAGAAAGATAAAGGCAACAGCCCCAATCCCCCAACATCCGGTTATGATACCTCTGCTACCGTTAAGGAAGATTCCCTCAAATACCTGATGTACCAGATCATGCAGGTAACTTATGGCGATGGAGGGCGGACTGCCTCAAGAGGACTGCCCACTTATTACTGGTACTCGCAGGTGCCCCAGCTGAATCTCAAGGATCCGAATTTCGGAACCGCAGATAATCTGCTTACAGCCATGAAAGGGTATGCTATCAACCCTACCACGAATGCGCCTTACGACAGATACAGTTTCCTCGACCGGACCGGAGCCGTTACCAACCAGCTGATGAATGGTGTTTCCGCACAAAACTATGTGGAGGGCACCGGTAAGCTCGGTCTCGATTACGCTCCCGTACTGGATCAAAGCGGTAAGTTACATCTCTTCGTGCTGTATGCAGATAAGAACAGTCCTGCCGGACTGGCCGGGCTGCAACGAGGCTGCGAGATCACTTCCGTAAATGGAAACAGCAGTTTCTCCAATACCCAGTCGTCTCTTCAGAGCATTTATAACGCTATTTCCGTGTCCACCAGTGTAACCCTGGGCGTAGTGAAAACGCCGGGCGCTGCGCAGCAAACCGTTACACTGAATGCAGTCAGCTACAATGTCAACCCCGTAGTATTTGATACCGTATTCACCGTTACCAATAACACCACAAAATTGCAGGAGAAAGTGGGCTACTTCGTGATGTACACTTTCACCAGCGTAAATAACTCGAAAGGCCAGCCAACTGCTGCTAAAGCGGCACTGGATCAGACTTTTGGTAAATTTACATCGCAGGGTGTGAAACATGTGATCGTGGATTTAAGGTATAACGGTGGTGGATCTACGAATACTGCTGAATACCTGGATAGCGCGCTGGCGCCTTCTTCCGCTGCAGGCAAGGTAATGTATACGTACAAGTATAACGATAAGATCACGGCCAACCTGAATACCGTTGGACTGGATGTACAGGTGAATTTCCCGTCCAATACCGGGGGAGCAGTGCTGAAGGACGTTTTCTTTATTGTATCCAGGTCAACAGCATCGGCCAGTGAGCTGACGCTTAACAACCTGAAACCTTACATGCCTGTACACCTGATAGGAGATACTACTTTCGGTAAGCCGGTAGGGTTTATTGACTTTAATATCACCATGTACGACGCTAATCATAAGCCGTCTATCTACCTCGCAGATCTTTATGCCATCAACTTTGAAACAAGAAATGCAAATGGTGAAGGGGGGTATTATACAGGTATTCCAATTGATAATGGTGCTAAGGCCCTTGATTATGTAAACGTCCCCTGGGGAAATACCGCTTTGGATCAGAACCTGGAACAAGCACTGAACTATATTTCTAATGGTTCTTACATTTCCAATCTCGGCGCCAGAATGGCTGTTACAGAACTCGCTCAGAGCCCGTATGGCCAGCTGAGAACCGCTATCCCGAATGCTAAACCAATGAATGGTTTCAACGGTATGGTGGATTTCAGATTAAGTCGTGCTGCATCGCGCTTAAAATAG
- the serA gene encoding phosphoglycerate dehydrogenase: MDQQKSTSYPKEKISILLLENISDAAVAEFTAAGYQVRKLSGALSEEDLIREIKDVHLLGIRSKTKVTRKALESARKLQAIGCFCIGTNQVDLKAATEHGVTVFNAPYSNTRSVAELVIGLSIMLIRRIIDKNIAAHNGIWLKEATGSYELRGKTLGIVGYGNIGSQVSVLAEGMGMNVIYYDAETKLPLGNAEQQRTLKEVFNKADIISLHVPSSKTTANMITREVLADAKKGAIFINYARGEVVDLEALRDALESGQLSGAAIDVFPVEPEKNGASFSTPLQKLSNVILTPHIGGSTEEAQHNIGLDVSAKMLNYLEKGASFGSHTVPAISVPPIENTHRILHIHANVPGVLSEINTALSANKINILGQYLKTNDQIGYVVLDVDTKLSQEALALLKDVKHTIKTRLLY; this comes from the coding sequence ATGGACCAGCAAAAGTCGACAAGTTATCCGAAAGAGAAGATCAGCATTTTACTACTGGAAAACATCAGCGATGCCGCTGTGGCTGAATTTACAGCAGCGGGCTACCAGGTACGTAAGTTATCGGGGGCGTTGAGTGAGGAAGATCTGATCAGAGAAATCAAGGATGTGCATCTCCTGGGTATTCGTTCCAAGACCAAAGTAACACGTAAGGCACTGGAATCGGCCAGGAAACTGCAGGCAATAGGATGTTTTTGTATTGGCACCAATCAGGTAGACCTGAAAGCTGCTACGGAGCATGGTGTAACTGTGTTTAACGCGCCGTATTCCAATACCCGTTCGGTGGCTGAGCTGGTAATCGGTTTGTCGATCATGCTCATCCGTCGTATCATCGATAAGAATATTGCTGCGCACAATGGCATCTGGCTGAAAGAAGCTACGGGCAGCTATGAGCTCAGGGGCAAAACGCTGGGTATTGTTGGATATGGGAATATCGGTAGCCAGGTGAGTGTATTGGCAGAAGGAATGGGCATGAATGTTATCTATTACGATGCTGAAACCAAACTGCCGCTGGGTAATGCGGAGCAGCAACGTACGCTGAAAGAAGTTTTCAATAAAGCAGATATTATTTCGTTGCATGTACCTTCCAGCAAAACCACGGCTAACATGATCACCCGGGAAGTGCTGGCAGACGCTAAAAAAGGGGCCATATTCATCAACTACGCCCGCGGAGAAGTGGTAGACCTGGAAGCGCTGAGAGATGCGCTGGAAAGTGGTCAGCTATCCGGTGCAGCGATCGATGTTTTCCCGGTAGAGCCAGAGAAGAACGGTGCCTCTTTCAGCACACCGCTGCAGAAACTTTCGAATGTGATCCTTACGCCTCATATCGGTGGCAGCACAGAAGAAGCGCAACATAATATAGGCCTCGACGTGAGTGCAAAGATGCTGAACTACCTGGAAAAAGGCGCCAGCTTCGGTTCTCATACTGTACCGGCGATCAGTGTTCCTCCAATTGAAAATACCCATCGTATCCTGCATATACATGCAAACGTGCCGGGTGTATTATCGGAGATCAACACGGCTCTTTCTGCCAATAAGATCAATATCCTCGGACAATACCTCAAAACCAACGACCAGATTGGCTACGTGGTACTCGACGTTGATACGAAACTTTCCCAGGAAGCCCTGGCGTTGCTGAAAGATGTAAAGCACACGATTAAGACAAGACTGCTGTATTAA
- a CDS encoding cation diffusion facilitator family transporter produces the protein MLKKELRVILVSLIVSFVLTVAKFGAYLMTHSVAILSDALESIINVVAGGFACYSIYLAGQPKDTNHPYGHGKVEFFSIGFEGAMIFFAGILILVKAAQYFLFPRELHDMVNGLWVVGSTTVANLVLGLYLLRWGKQLSSITIYGNGQHIMTDVYSSTGLIVALGIIHFTGWNWLDPAVSVLMGVLILTKGYQLMRRSISGLMDETDMQTVDKVISILSPHRRENWIDIHNMRVQQYGNNYHIDCHVTMPYYLELNEAHDEMKNIDKLVNSEFQGSEVEFFIHMDPCIPSCCHYCLKHNCPVRKHEFTGRIEWERGNVMPNRKHGDN, from the coding sequence TTGCTAAAGAAAGAACTACGCGTCATACTGGTGTCGCTGATTGTTAGTTTCGTGCTGACAGTAGCGAAATTTGGAGCTTACCTGATGACCCATTCTGTTGCCATCCTCTCAGATGCCCTGGAGTCTATCATTAATGTAGTAGCTGGTGGTTTTGCCTGCTACAGTATTTACCTGGCAGGACAGCCAAAAGATACCAACCATCCGTACGGGCATGGTAAGGTAGAATTCTTTTCAATCGGCTTTGAAGGAGCTATGATTTTTTTTGCGGGGATATTGATTCTGGTAAAAGCGGCGCAGTACTTCCTTTTCCCAAGAGAGCTGCATGATATGGTGAATGGTTTATGGGTGGTGGGTAGCACTACTGTAGCCAACCTGGTGCTGGGGCTTTACCTGCTGCGCTGGGGGAAACAGCTGTCGTCGATTACCATATATGGTAACGGGCAGCATATCATGACAGACGTGTATAGCAGTACCGGTTTAATAGTAGCACTGGGTATCATTCACTTCACCGGCTGGAACTGGCTGGATCCCGCTGTTTCCGTGCTGATGGGCGTTCTTATCCTTACCAAAGGCTACCAGCTGATGCGCCGTTCCATATCCGGCCTGATGGATGAAACAGATATGCAGACAGTAGACAAAGTTATTTCCATTCTTTCGCCGCATCGCCGCGAAAACTGGATCGATATACATAACATGCGTGTACAGCAATATGGCAACAACTATCACATCGATTGCCACGTAACTATGCCATATTACCTGGAGCTGAATGAGGCACACGATGAAATGAAAAACATTGATAAGCTCGTGAACAGCGAGTTTCAGGGCAGTGAGGTAGAATTCTTTATTCATATGGATCCCTGCATTCCATCCTGTTGCCACTACTGCCTCAAACACAACTGTCCTGTAAGAAAACATGAATTTACCGGCAGGATAGAATGGGAGAGAGGGAATGTAATGCCGAACAGGAAACACGGAGATAATTAA
- a CDS encoding serine hydrolase domain-containing protein, translating to MKRLKAVSIILTISGIAIITSCQSNAARREANSKKAASDSVLYTAGLTTAEKEAVLKSSRTIEMQRELEAFYDTKLLRTGFNGAILVARKGVVIFEKYHGYENSRTKTPIIDSSAFQMASVSKTFTGGAVLWLAQNNKLSLDDSLQKFFPEFPYKGINVRMLLSHRSGLPNYLYFCDSLWKEGDARYITNDEVIKLMEVHKPPVQHTPGTHFQYCNTNYLLLASIIEKVSGQKYADFMQETIFGPLGMTSTFVFNPSTPAHRHQTQSHKFNGQFEPDTYFDGVMGDKGIYSSARDMLKWDQALYSHHLLNDSILKQAYTPYSHEKPGVRNYGLGWRLMVYPDSSKNIIYHNGWWHGNNTVFYRFIQDSTTIIILGNKYNRGIYQAVKPIREILGHGDGEEEGEE from the coding sequence ATGAAGCGATTGAAAGCAGTAAGTATCATCTTAACGATATCGGGGATTGCGATTATCACAAGTTGCCAGAGCAATGCGGCACGCAGGGAAGCGAACAGTAAAAAAGCAGCATCGGATTCGGTGCTATATACAGCAGGGTTAACTACAGCGGAAAAGGAAGCGGTGCTTAAATCATCCCGGACTATCGAAATGCAGCGGGAACTGGAAGCGTTTTACGACACTAAACTCTTACGCACCGGTTTCAACGGAGCCATACTGGTAGCCAGAAAAGGCGTTGTTATTTTCGAGAAATATCACGGTTACGAAAACTCCAGGACCAAAACACCGATCATCGACAGTTCTGCCTTCCAAATGGCATCTGTATCGAAAACCTTTACCGGAGGCGCTGTTCTCTGGCTCGCGCAAAATAATAAACTGAGCCTGGATGATTCTCTCCAGAAATTCTTCCCCGAATTCCCTTACAAGGGGATTAATGTACGCATGTTGTTGAGTCACCGCAGCGGCTTGCCTAACTATCTGTATTTCTGCGACAGCCTTTGGAAAGAAGGCGACGCCAGATATATCACCAACGATGAAGTAATTAAACTGATGGAAGTGCATAAGCCGCCTGTACAGCATACGCCGGGAACGCACTTCCAGTATTGTAACACTAACTATCTGCTGTTGGCTTCCATCATCGAAAAAGTGAGTGGACAAAAATATGCCGACTTCATGCAGGAAACCATTTTTGGTCCACTGGGCATGACCAGTACGTTTGTGTTTAATCCGTCTACACCCGCGCACCGCCATCAAACCCAAAGCCATAAATTTAACGGGCAGTTTGAGCCCGACACCTACTTCGATGGCGTAATGGGAGATAAAGGTATCTACAGCAGTGCCCGCGATATGCTCAAATGGGATCAGGCGCTCTATTCGCATCACCTGCTGAACGACAGCATCCTGAAACAGGCATACACACCATATAGTCACGAAAAACCCGGCGTACGTAACTACGGCCTGGGCTGGCGCCTCATGGTGTACCCCGACAGTTCCAAGAACATCATCTACCACAATGGCTGGTGGCATGGCAACAATACCGTATTTTATCGCTTTATTCAGGACTCCACTACCATCATCATCCTCGGTAACAAATACAACCGCGGCATCTATCAGGCAGTGAAACCTATCCGCGAAATTCTTGGCCATGGCGATGGTGAGGAAGAAGGCGAAGAATAG